Proteins encoded together in one Ipomoea triloba cultivar NCNSP0323 chromosome 4, ASM357664v1 window:
- the LOC116016383 gene encoding rho GTPase-activating protein 5-like — MTEVLHSSSPSSPSASPPTISTPTHTHTGSLFQAGAFGEEEGEAKGGVKERDQLSLLALLVTLFRKSFWLACKTDRAELCGTGGGGGGGGGMEIGWPTNVRHVAHVTFDRFNGFLGLPVEFEPEVPRRAPSASATVFGVSTESMQLSFDSRGNSVPTILLLMQRRLYAQRGLQAEGIFRINAENSQEEYVREQLNRGVVPEGIDVHCLAGLIKAWFRELPSGVLDSLSQEQVIQCQSEEDCTTLVRLLPTTEAALLDWAINLMADVVQEEHLNKMNARNIAMVFAPNMTQMADPLTALMYAVQVMNFLKTLIEKTLRDRKDSVVEPAPVSNIEPYGEDGHQNPPQFVLEETDNSAESSEQMFTIEDPYTESLSDSNPVGNLTDEEYLSYSVSTEESEESGSSKFVLDTTTPIAREVSDLDSQMFKEQTDSKLGQSSDSNQGKGPAKTDLVQQTGQSLGTENKCKGISNLSRINSMTERIEAWR; from the exons ATGACAGAGGTCCTCCACTCTTCATCTCCTTCTTCGCCTTCTGCGTCTCCTCCCACGATATCCACACCAACCCACACCCACACTGGGTCATTGTTTCAGGCGGGGGCTTTTGGGGAGGAAGAGGGAGAAGCCAAGGGCGGGGTTAAGGAGAGGGATCAGCTGTCTTTGTTGGCTCTTTTAGTGACTTTGTTCAGGAAGAGTTTCTGGCTGGCTTGCAAAACGGATAGGGCGGAGCTTTGCGGTactggtggcggtggtggtggtggtggaggtatgGAGATTGGATGGCCTACTAATGTGCGCCATGTGgcacatgttacctttgatagGTTCAATGGATTCTTGGGTTTGCCTGTGGAGTTTGAGCCTGAGGTCCCCAGAAGGGCCCCTAGTGCAAG TGCCACTGTATTTGGAGTGTCAACAGAATCGATGCAATTGTCATTTGATTCCAGAGGGAACAGTGTTCCAACTATTCTTCTACTGATGCAAAGGCGTCTTTATGCTCAAAGGGGCCTGCAG GCAGAAGGGATTTTCAGAATAAATGCAGAGAATAGCCAGGAGGAATATGTAAGAGAGCAATTAAACAGAGGAGTAGTTCCAGAAGGCATTGACGTACACTGTCTGGCAGGCCTTATAAAG GCTTGGTTCCGTGAACTTCCAAGTGGGGTGTTGGATTCTCTTTCCCAGGAACAGGTAATACAATGCCAGTCTGAAGAGGACTGTACTACACTAGTGAGACTTCTCCCCACTACTGAAGCCGCTCTGCTGGATTGGGCCATCAACTTGATGGCTGATGTTGTCCAAGAAGAACATCTTAACAAGATGAATGCCCGCAACATAGCAATGGTATTTGCTCCTAACATGACACAG ATGGCAGACCCGTTGACTGCACTGATGTATGCGGTTCAGGTGATGAACTTCTTGAAAACGCTTATTGAGAAGACATTACGAGATAGAAAAGATTCTGTCGTAGAACCAGCTCCAGTTTCCAACATAGAGCCATATGGCGAAGATGGTCACCAGAATCCTCCTCAATTTGTCCTGGAAGAAACAGATAACTCAGCCGAATCGTCAGAGCAGATGTTCACTATTGAAGATCCCTACACGGAGAGTCTTTCTGATTCTAATCCCGTTGGTAACCTCACCGATGAAGAATATCTCAGTTATTCAGTTTCAACCGAGGAATCTGAAGAAAGCGGCTCTTCGAAATTTGTTCTCGACACTACTACTCCCATTGCTAGAGAAGTCAGTGATTTAGATAGCCAGATGTTCAAAGAGCAGACGGATAGCAAATTAGGTCAGTCTAGCGATTCGAATCAGGGTAAAGGCCCTGCGAAAACTGATTTGGTGCAGCAGACAGGTCAGTCTCTAGGAACTGAAAACAAATGCAAAGGAATTAGCAATTTGAGCCGTATCAATTCCATGACAGAGCGGATCGAAGCCTGGCGGTGA
- the LOC116016384 gene encoding protein FANTASTIC FOUR 4-like: MAAACGSLKHMFDNPLPENPTLLESLSSSLKQIQSMNPLQDSSLTEIFGELHFKEHHSSSSPLSSSASSSSLFSVDTHTQNPQWLDKEKTPNHSDSTSYYHQYKHGGHHDFSSKNSDSLSLCTEGLGFESSDDIEDSNDVDHDWLVSKERPSFSRHELKRSRLGKGPFPPPISSIGRSGKPWVCFRSFREDGRFILKEIRIPTQEFLRACREDGRLKLQLIQSDDEIPEDEEEEEEQEDDNDTEDIQEVKDDDFQAEGNDREEENIRNQQ, encoded by the coding sequence ATGGCAGCAGCCTGTGGAAGCCTCAAACACATGTTTGACAACCCATTGCCTGAAAATCCCACCCTTCTTGAATCCCTATCATCTTCTCTCAAACAGATTCAATCCATGAACCCCCTCCAAGATTCCTCCTTAACCGAGATCTTTGGCGAGCTACATTTCAAAGAACATCATTCCTCCTCCTCCCCTCTGTCTTCTTctgcttcatcttcttctttgttCTCTGTAGATACACATACACAGAATCCCCAGTGGCTTGATAAGGAAAAAACCCCGAATCACAGTGACTCCACGAGCTATTATCATCAGTACAAACATGGGGGTCATCATGACTTCTCTTCCAAGAACTCAGATAGTTTATCATTGTGCACTGAAGGGCTTGGGTTCGAGAGCTCTGATGATATTGAGGACTCGAACGACGTGGACCATGATTGGCTAGTAAGCAAAGAAAGGCCAAGTTTCTCGAGGCATGAACTGAAAAGATCAAGACTTGGTAAAGGGCCATTCCCTCCTCCCATCTCTAGTATTGGCAGGAGTGGAAAACCCTGGGTTTGCTTCAGATCATTTCGAGAAGATGGGAGGTTCATTCTCAAGGAGATAAGAATTCCCACTCAAGAGTTCCTGCGTGCATGTAGAGAAGACGGCCGTTTAAAGCTGCAACTTATTCAATCAGATGATGAAATCCCcgaggatgaagaagaagaagaagaacaagaagatgataatgacaCTGAGGATATTCAGGAAGTAAAAGATGATGATTTCCAGGCCGAGGGAAATGatagagaagaagaaaatataagGAATCAGCAATAA
- the LOC116016386 gene encoding uncharacterized protein LOC116016386, giving the protein MSSSDNSVSKRGKGSRGWSWSSALVGAAAATATAALFSSKPRDPTFHLISIDLTSFNFNFPVLDADVILTVHVTNPNIAAIQYSPTEMSIFYAGSFLGSARVEAGSQPPRSCQMIRLPARLSGLELAHHAKSFLADVARREMVLDAAVDIEGAAKLLWWDHRFKVHVDSHVTVDPIFLDVIDQENQSHMELLLA; this is encoded by the coding sequence ATGAGTAGCAGTGACAATAGCGTCAGCAAAAGGGGAAAAGGGAGCCGGGGCTGGAGTTGGAGCTCCGCCCTGGttggcgccgccgccgccaccgctACGGCGGCTCTATTTTCATCTAAGCCACGGGACCCAACCTTCCACCTCATCTCCATCGACCTCACCTCCTTCAACTTCAACTTCCCCGTCCTCGACGCCGACGTCATCCTCACCGTCCACGTTACCAACCCCAACATCGCCGCCATCCAGTACTCCCCGACCGAGATGTCCATCTTCTACGCCGGCTCCTTCCTCGGCTCCGCCCGCGTCGAAGCCGGCTCCCAGCCGCCCCGCTCCTGCCAGATGATACGCCTCCCGGCTCGTCTTAGTGGGCTGGAGCTGGCCCACCACGCCAAGAGCTTCCTGGCTGACGTGGCCCGCCGGGAGATGGTTCTGGACGCCGCTGTGGATATAGAGGGCGCGGCTAAGCTGCTGTGGTGGGACCACCGCTTCAAGGTCCACGTCGACAGCCACGTGACCGTGGACCCCATCTTCCTTGACGTCATTGATCAGGAAAATCAGTCGCACATGGAGCTCCTTCTTGCATGA
- the LOC116016211 gene encoding peroxidase 57, translating to MSKVTAAFTLVVTGLVFAALSGHCHGQLQAGFYLGKCGYNDVEGIVKGIVKSWYKNDTTITAALLRMQFHDCFVKGCDASILLDGNDTEKTAIPNLSVRGYDLIDAIKAALEKACPQVVSCADIIVMATRDAVSLSGGAPYIVQTGRRDGRVSLASNVDLPSPKISVVDSVTAFAKKGLNIVDMVYLLGGHTVGIAHCSVFKDRLYNFNNTGRPDPSMNLGLLFFLRLKCPKDSTFDNTANLDQSTPARVDNYYYQQLLLRNGVLQFDQQMAVDSLTRDTVKAIAWRSDFGTKFGAAMVKLGAVDVLTGSYGEIRKSCRLANT from the exons ATGTCGAAGGTGACAGCAGCTTTCACACTCGTCGTCACCGGCTTGGTCTTCGCCGCTCTTTCCGGCCACTGTCACGGGCAGTTGCAGGCCGGATTCTACCTCGGAAAATGCGGTTACAATGACGTCGAGGGTATTGTTAAGGGCATCGTCAAATCTTGGTACAAGAATGATACAACCATCACCGCCGCTCTCCTCCGCATGCAGTTCCATGACTGCTTTGTTAAA GGGTGTGACGcatccattcttctggatggaAATGACACTGAGAAAACAGCAATCCCAAATCTAAGTGTCAGGGGCTATGACCTTATTGATGCAATCAAAGCCGCTCTAGAAAAGGCTTGTCCCCAAGTGGTTTCTTGCGCTGATATTATAGTCATGGCCACTAGAGATGCAGTTTCTTTG AGTGGAGGAGCGCCATACATTGTGCAAACAGGACGTAGAGATGGACGGGTGTCTCTTGCTTCCAATGTCGATCTCCCCAGCCCTAAAATCTCAGTGGTGGATTCTGTCACAGCTTTTGCAAAGAAGGGACTTAACATAGTAGACATGGTGTATCTTTTAG GTGGTCATACAGTTGGAATTGCCCATTGCTCGGTGTTCAAAGACAGGCTTTATAATTTCAACAACACAGGCAGACCGGACCCAAGCATGAACCTAGGACTCTTGTTTTTCTTAAGGCTCAAGTGTCCCAAAGATTCCACCTTTGACAACACTGCGAATCTCGACCAGTCGACTCCAGCGCGGGTTGACAATTATTATTACCAGCAGCTGTTACTGCGCAATGGGGTCCTCCAATTTGACCAACAGATGGCGGTGGATTCCTTAACCAGGGACACCGTGAAAGCCATAGCTTGGAGATCGGATTTCGGGACCAAGTTTGGAGCCGCCATGGTGAAATTGGGCGCCGTTGATGTCCTCACCGGAAGTTATGGAGAGATAAGGAAATCCTGCCGGCTGGCCAACACTTAA
- the LOC116016385 gene encoding germin-like protein 9-3 has protein sequence MANAVSFLVAVVVVAFSQIATASDPDILSDFIVPANMSAGEVDGNFFTYTGTRGIFARPPEKFTVTKASKAEFAALDGQSVSYAVLQYPGGSVNPPHTHPRAAELLVVVDGCLQVGLVDSTNKLYTQTLVIGDMFVFPKGLVHYQYNAYANQSATAISAFGSASAGTVSLPTTLFATGVDDEVLAKSFKTDVYTIQKIKAGFAH, from the coding sequence ATGGCAAATGCGGTGTCGTTCCTTGTTGCAGTTGTGGTCGTTGCTTTTTCTCAGATTGCGACAGCGAGCGATCCTGACATCTTATCCGATTTCATCGTCCCGGCGAACATGAGCGCCGGCGAAGTCGACGGAAATTTCTTCACGTACACCGGAACACGCGGAATATTCGCCAGGCCTCCGGAGAAATTCACGGTGACCAAAGCCAGCAAGGCGGAGTTCGCGGCGCTGGACGGCCAGAGCGTGTCGTACGCGGTGCTTCAGTACCCGGGCGGGAGCGTTAACCCGCCGCACACCCACCCACGCGCCGCCGAGCTATTGGTGGTGGTTGACGGCTGCCTTCAAGTCGGGCTGGTTGATAGTACCAACAAACTGTACACCCAGACGCTTGTGATCGGTGACATGTTTGTTTTCCCTAAAGGGCTCGTTCATTATCAGTATAATGCTTACGCCAATCAATCCGCCACCGCCATTTCCGCGTTTGGGAGCGCCAGTGCTGGAACTGTTTCGCTTCCGACAACGTTGTTTGCGACTGGCGTGGATGACGAGGTTCTTGCCAAGTCTTTCAAGACTGATGTTTACACCATTCAAAAGATCAAGGCTGGTTTTGCACATTAA
- the LOC116017908 gene encoding germin-like protein 9-3, whose product MAINFLAIVTVFLTILHLTSAGDPDILTDFVLPPDVQSADPNFFTYTGFRSLVNAPPPAAFKVTKASMAEFAALNGQSVSYAVLQYPGGSVNPLHTHPRASELLFLTIGTLEVGFIDTTNKLFTQTLQTGDLFIFPKGLVHFQYNADPDKLAVAVSAFGSANAGTVSIPSTVFNTSIDDAILAKSFKTDVYTIQKLKAGFAPKP is encoded by the coding sequence ATGGCAATCAACTTTTTAGCCATAGTTACAGTCTTCCTAACCATTCTACACCTCACATCCGCCGGCGACCCGGATATCCTGACGGACTTCGTCCTGCCACCGGACGTCCAATCAGCCGACCCAAATTTCTTTACTTACACCGGCTTCCGATCCCTGGTGAACGCGCCGCCACCGGCCGCCTTCAAGGTGACGAAAGCCAGCATGGCGGAGTTCGCCGCCCTGAACGGGCAGAGCGTCTCCTACGCGGTCCTGCAGTACCCGGGCGGGAGCGTGAACCCGTTGCACACTCACCCGCGCGCGTCGGAGCTGCTGTTCCTCACCATCGGCACGCTGGAAGTGGGATTCATTGACACCACGAATAAGCTCTTCACCCAGACGCTGCAGACGGGGGATTTGTTCATTTTCCCCAAGGGGCTTGTTCATTTCCAGTACAATGCCGACCCTGACAAACTCGCCGTCGCTGTCTCCGCCTTCGGCAGTGCGAATGCCGGCACGGTTTCGATTCCGAGCACGGTGTTTAATACCAGCATTGATGACGCCATCTTGGCCAAGTCTTTCAAGACTGACGTTTATACCATTCAGAAACTCAAGGCTGGTTTTGCACCAAAGCCTTAA
- the LOC116017193 gene encoding uncharacterized protein LOC116017193, translated as MAHPQLHLLIITLALAAGVNISASYVLKGSVSCMDCNAHHDLSGIKVSVKCSHEKKLGMAITEEDGSFDTTVASNSPHSAGGCSAKILGATQQLYAPKSAEESKIVEADGHYTTSEPLRFYTKCPNEKCGSPKSGLGSSKTFEVPPLPREWAPTASLIMPFFPIIGIP; from the exons ATGGCGCATcctcaacttcatcttctcatCATCACGTTAGCTCTCGCCGCCGGCGTCAACATCTCCGCTTCCTATGTCCTCAAGGGCTCTGTCTCCTGCATGGACTGCAATGCCCACCATGATCTCTCAG GAATCAAGGTCTCGGTGAAGTGTAGCCACGAGAAGAAACTAGGCATGGCGATTACGGAGGAAGACGGCAGCTTTGACACAACTGTGGCCTCAAACTCACCGCATTCCGCCGGCGGCTGCAGTGCCAAGATTCTCGGAGCCACCCAACAGCTCTACGCTCCAAAAAGCGCGGAAGAATCTAAGATCGTGGAAGCAGATGGACACTACACAACCTCGGAGCCTTTAAGGTTTTACACCAAATGTCCCAACGAAAAATGCGGATCTCCAAAATCGGGGCTGGGCTCGTCCAAGACCTTTGAAGTGCCGCCGCTGCCCAGGGAATGGGCTCCCACTGCTAGCTTAATCATGCCTTTCTTTCCCATCATTGGCATACCCTAA
- the LOC116017123 gene encoding NAC domain-containing protein 90-like, translated as MGAEIISPGFRFYPTEEELVSFYLHTKLEGNRPDIDRVIPALNIYDLEPWQLPRVSGELCAGDMEQWFFFVPRQEREARGGKPCRTTATGYWKATGSPSYVYSSGNKVIGVKKSMVFYNGKAPCGRKTKWKMNEYRAIEEVVLPATSSSTATVPKLRHEMSLCRIYVISGSFRAFDRRPIGAPPSLQRRESGEGASGSGSSNININININDDDGKTLMELETSSKSSPPLLSASLMDQQCDGGRVKMESTTTNLNLCTMVKNLEPICHDWMGKA; from the exons ATGGGTGCAGAAATAATCTCACCGGGTTTCCGCTTCTACCCCACCGAAGAAGAGCTCGTTTCTTTCTACCTCCATACCAAACTCGAAGGCAACCGCCCCGACATCGACCGCGTCATCCCCGCTCTCAACATTTACGATCTCGAGCCCTGGCAGCTTCCCA GGGTGTCGGGGGAGCTGTGTGCGGGGGACATGGAGCAGTGGTTCTTCTTCGTGCCGAGGCAAGAACGGGAGGCGCGCGGCGGGAAGCCTTGCCGGACCACCGCCACGGGCTACTGGAAGGCGACGGGGTCGCCCAGCTACGTGTACTCGTCGGGGAACAAGGTGATCGGAGTTAAGAAGAGCATGGTTTTCTACAATGGGAAGGCGCCCTGTGGAAGAAAGACGAAATGGAAGATGAATGAGTATAGGGCCATCGAAGAAGTAGTACTGCCGGCCACCTCCTCTTCCACCGCCACTGTTCCAAAG tTAAGGCATGAAATGAGTCTTTGCCGCATATATGTGATATCTGGGAGTTTCCGGGCGTTTGATCGACGGCCAATAGGAGCACCGCCATCATTACAGAGAAGAGAAAGTGGAGAAGGAGCAAGTGGGAGTGGTTCCtcaaacattaatattaatattaatattaatgatgatgatggcAAAACATTAATGGAGTTGGAAACGTCAAGCAAGAGTTCGCCGCCGCTGCTTAGTGCATCGCTTATGGATCAGCAGTGCGATGGTGGTCGCGTGAAAATGGAAAGCACTACCACCAACCTTAACCTATGCACCATGGTCAAAAACCTTGAACCCATTTGTCATGATTGGATGGGAaaagcttaa